The window tctccctgtctgcatctaatggtctctctccctctcccctctccctgtctgcatctaatggtctctctccccctctccttgtctgcatctaatggtctctctccttctctccctgtctgcatctaatggtctctctccccctctccctctctccctgtctgcatctaatggtctctctctccctctctccctgtctgcatctaatggtctctctctccctctctccctctctccctgtctgcatctaatggtctctctccttctctccctgtctgcatctaatggtctctctccctctctccctgtctgcatctaatggtctctctccccctctccctctctccctgtctgcatctaatggtctctctcccctctccctccctctccctgtctgcatctaatggtctctctccccctctccctctctccctgtctgcatctaatggtctctctcctccctgtctccctgtctgcatctaatggtctctctccctgtcctgtctgctctaatggtctcctctctccctgtctgcatctaatggtctctctccccctctccctctctccctgtctgcatctaatggtctctctctgccctctccctctctccctgtctgcatctaatggtctctctctgcccctctccctctctccctgtctgcatctaatggtctctctcctctctctctctcctctccctgtctgcatctaatggtctctctccctctctccctctccctgtctgcatctaatggtctctctccctctctccctctctccctgtctgcatctaatggtctctctcccctctccctctctccctgtctgcatctaatggtctctctcccctctccctgtctgcatctaatggtctctctcccctctccctctctccctgtctgcatctaatggtctctctccccctctccctgtctgcatctaatggtcccctctctccccctctccctgtctgcatctaatggtctctctccttctctccccctctccctgtctgcatctaatggtctctctccccctctccctctctccctgtctgcatctaatggtctctccccctccccctctccctgtctgcatctaatggtctctctccccctctccctgtctgcatctaatggtctctctccccctctccctgtctgcatctaatggtctctctccccctctccctgtctgcatctaatggtctctctccctctctccctctctccctgtctgcatctaatggtctctctccctctctccctctctccctgtctgcatctaatggtctctctccctctctccctctctccctgtctgcatctaatggtctctctccccctctccccctctctgcctgtctgcatctaatggtctccctctgcatccctctcccctctctccctgtctgcatctaatggtctctctccctctcttcctgtctgcatctaatggtctctctccctctctcccatatatatatatatatatatatctttatttcttcctttcctctctctctcagttacaTCTATGATCCGACCGCTCAGGTGGACGTCCACGGCAGGAAGAGGGACCCGGCTGAGAGCTCCCTCTACCAGTCCCACCACCTACCAGGAGACAGCGGGAACCAGTTCAACATCAAGCAGAACCAGGGCTTCCACAACCTCGGCTTCAGCAACAAGTACACCGAACGAGGAGGTGGCGGAAGCCTCAAGCTGGAGATCGACAACAACCACATCAACAAGCTCCACGCCGTGTCCACCAATCCAGAGAGGGAGTTGGGCACGGGGCAGGCAGCCAAGCCTCATGtgggagagggtggtggagatCTATATATCCTCCATCCAGAGGGCCAGGTGCCAAGACGAGATCCGTCCAAGGGCCTCAATCTAGTCCGAGTCTATCCCAACACACCCTCCCTGGATCTTACTCTCAATCTGACCCACTCGGGTGACACTGACTCTCACCCAGACAGGATGGTCCGGAACTTCTCGGATCCCTCCATCGGGGACAGGTATGGGGTGGGGTGCAACACCTCATCAGTGGACGAGCTGGACGAGGGGGTGGGGGGCACGCCGGAGTACCTGGGCGACACGGGAGATGAGCAGAGTGTCCTGTCTGTGGACATTCAAACCAGTACGACTAGCCTGTCCTCGGCAGACACAAACGACGATAGGGGGGCGCCGGACGCCACTACCACAGAGAATGGGATCGGGATCTCAGTGAAGAAGAGTGAGgatgaggagaaggaaggggaagaCGATGACGTGCAGAGCGTCACAGACTCTATGGTGGCAGAAGCTCTGGCAGCTCTAGAGGCAGCGACTGCCGGGGAGGACTAACTGTCAAAAACCTCTTAATAGGTCCAAAATAACACAATCTAACATCCATTCAGCTTCAGTATCTGATGGGGCCGAATGAGGAGATGCTGATGTATCTTTTAACATATCACGTCTGCATTctcaggagaaggagagaagactCTTAGCGCTCGACTGTGAATATTCCCCGCGTCCTAATCCCCAATATATGGTACATATTAAACTTCCTGGTCTTCAGCTGTACAATCTACATTTCTATGTTACACCAGCACAGCTTCTAGAACTTCTCTCTCTATATTATGTTCTATAAAATGCAGCTCTGCACAGCTTCTAtctctatattctgttctataaaATGCAGCTCTGTACAGCTTCTAGAACTTGTCTGtttctatattctgttctataaaATGCAGCTCTGCACAGCTTCTAGAACTTGTCTCTATATTCTGTCCTATAAAATGCAGCTCTGCACAGCTTCTAGAACTTGTCTCTATATTCTGTCCTATAAAATGCAGCTCTGCACAGCTTCTAGAACTTGTATCTATATATTATGTTCTATAAAATGCAGCTCTGCACAGCTTCTAtctctatattctgttctataaaATGCAGCTCTGCACAGCTTCTAGAACTTGTATCTCTATATTATGTTCTATAAAATGCAGCTCTGCACAGCTTCTATATCTATATTCTGTCCTATAAAATGCAGCTCTGCACAGCTTCTAGAACTTGTAtctctatattctgttctataaaATGCAGCTCTACACAGCTTCtctctatattctgttctataaaATGCAGCTCTGCACAGCTTCTAGAACTTGTAtctctatattctgttctataaaATGCAGCTCTGCACAGCTTGTAtctctatattctgttctataaaATGCAGCTCTGCACAGCTTGTATCTCTATATTCTGTCCTATAAAATGCAGCTCTGCACAGCTTGTATCTCTATATCCTGTCCTATAAAATGTTCTATTCGGTGGGCACACAGTACTTGCCATGGCTTTGTTTGTCTTCAGGGAGCTTTGCGGTGCGTCattatataaacacactgacagtCCATCTCCAACTACCTATTGGTGTATCATATCCATGTTGTTTACCTGTTTTAATATGTTATTTATATAATAACTGGTTGGCCCAGACTTCTCTAGTTCAATAGATGTCAGAGATCGCTTGTTTAGCTAAGATTCCACTCCCTGCACTCCTTTCGCAATGACGCACCGTGCAAGAAGTGGAAtgttagcctgggtaccagtctgtttagcttaTGTCAGAGACGTTTCCCAAACTGTggagaggagacatgttaaagaccATGGAGAGAGGTAGTCGGTTCACTTTACAACCTCCCATTGTGGAGCATACTGGGCTGACCTCATGACACCTTATGACAGGaagtaggtatatatatatatatcacagatATACGTAGCATCTCTGTTTCCTGTTCTCCCTCGAATGCAAACATTCCACATTTGTGATGAGTCTTTGTTTCAGTTAAGGAGAATTATAtagattttttaatttttttaaaaatcGGGACTATCCTTTTaaagtttttgtttgtttgccaaAATCATTTCTATTCAAATGTATATGTACATCAAATGCATTTAGAAGTTTAATTTGCTATGTATTGTCAAGAAGccttaaattattttttaaatcaaagcACAGATGTTTTC of the Oncorhynchus gorbuscha isolate QuinsamMale2020 ecotype Even-year linkage group LG25, OgorEven_v1.0, whole genome shotgun sequence genome contains:
- the zgc:194930 gene encoding uncharacterized protein zgc:194930; the encoded protein is MGCQCCRMLKSYIYDPTAQVDVHGRKRDPAESSLYQSHHLPGDSGNQFNIKQNQGFHNLGFSNKYTERGGGGSLKLEIDNNHINKLHAVSTNPERELGTGQAAKPHVGEGGGDLYILHPEGQVPRRDPSKGLNLVRVYPNTPSLDLTLNLTHSGDTDSHPDRMVRNFSDPSIGDRYGVGCNTSSVDELDEGVGGTPEYLGDTGDEQSVLSVDIQTSTTSLSSADTNDDRGAPDATTTENGIGISVKKSEDEEKEGEDDDVQSVTDSMVAEALAALEAATAGED